One window from the genome of Ammoniphilus sp. CFH 90114 encodes:
- the pheA gene encoding prephenate dehydratase codes for MERKIAFLGPYGTFTEEAARFFFEGQDVSFVPFATIPDVLDALDQGKTQFAVVPIENSIEGTVNLTMDWLIHHMDVPIRGELAYPISQHLMAAPGTELKNVKKVFSHPQAVAQSRLFLRKHLPDVEVEYMKSTADAVKWVAEHPSEPWAAIGNRLSKEIYPVVFLHESIQDHDNNYTRFLVVSSSAVQFKESEKEKTTILVTLPSDFPGALYQVLAAFAWRKINLSRIESRPTKTGLGNYHFIIDIEQKMDEILLPGAFAELEALGCQIRKMGSYPCFMKQIKVNS; via the coding sequence ATGGAGAGAAAGATTGCTTTTTTAGGCCCATACGGCACATTTACAGAAGAAGCCGCACGCTTCTTTTTTGAAGGACAGGATGTATCCTTTGTTCCATTCGCGACGATACCTGATGTATTGGATGCACTTGATCAAGGAAAAACCCAGTTTGCCGTCGTTCCTATCGAGAACTCTATCGAGGGGACGGTCAATCTTACCATGGACTGGTTGATTCATCATATGGATGTCCCCATCCGTGGAGAATTAGCTTATCCGATTTCCCAGCATTTAATGGCAGCACCCGGTACGGAGCTTAAAAATGTAAAAAAGGTATTTTCGCACCCTCAGGCTGTAGCTCAATCTCGGTTATTTTTACGTAAGCATCTTCCTGATGTGGAAGTTGAATATATGAAGAGTACTGCAGACGCCGTGAAATGGGTGGCAGAACATCCGAGTGAACCCTGGGCGGCTATCGGAAATAGACTTTCAAAGGAAATTTATCCTGTCGTGTTTCTGCATGAATCAATACAAGACCACGACAATAACTATACTCGGTTCTTGGTCGTGAGCTCCTCTGCTGTTCAGTTTAAAGAAAGTGAAAAGGAGAAGACCACGATTTTGGTCACCCTGCCATCAGACTTTCCTGGTGCCCTATATCAGGTGTTAGCTGCTTTTGCATGGCGGAAAATTAATTTATCAAGAATTGAATCTCGTCCGACGAAGACTGGTCTAGGAAATTATCATTTTATTATTGATATTGAGCAGAAAATGGACGAAATCTTGCTTCCTGGTGCGTTTGCAGAGCTTGAAGCTTTAGGTTGTCAAATCCGAAAGATGGGGTCTTATCCATGCTTTATGAAGCAAATAAAGGTTAATTCATAA
- a CDS encoding homoserine dehydrogenase, with protein MKNQVVKVGLMGLGTVGTGVVRILEGHKFDLLKQTGVEIQVGKILVKNPAKERSISIHADQMTVDPYEVLRNPDIDIVIEVMGGIHPTKDYILEALEHGKHVVTANKDLMALHGAEILDKAAEKGCDVFYEASVAGGIPILRALVEGFSSDRILKMMGIVNGTTNYILTKMSQDGAAYEDVLKEAQELGYAETDPTSDVEGLDAARKMAILSTLGFRTEYSLEDVDVRGISNVTAEDIAYGKKLGYQIKLLGIAKRDEECIEVSVQPTMIHQSHPLASVNGVFNAVYVYGEAVGETMFYGPGAGELPTATAVTSDLVTVVKNMKLGVNGRGMVAPYKEKILKTPEQIESKFFIRLIVSDKRGVLSEITTLLANHDISIEQVIQQPRPGKAEAEIIMITHLASKKNMDLLLEGFRTVESVLEVKSYYRVEGREEN; from the coding sequence ATGAAAAATCAAGTAGTTAAAGTGGGGCTAATGGGACTTGGAACGGTAGGAACTGGGGTCGTAAGAATTCTTGAAGGACATAAATTCGACCTTCTAAAACAAACCGGAGTTGAAATTCAAGTTGGAAAAATCCTAGTCAAAAACCCTGCGAAAGAACGCAGTATTTCAATTCATGCGGACCAAATGACAGTTGATCCCTATGAGGTTCTTCGTAACCCAGACATTGATATTGTGATTGAAGTGATGGGGGGCATTCACCCAACTAAGGATTATATCTTAGAAGCATTGGAGCATGGCAAGCATGTTGTAACAGCGAATAAGGATCTTATGGCACTCCATGGAGCGGAAATTCTTGATAAGGCTGCGGAGAAGGGCTGTGATGTTTTTTATGAAGCGAGCGTGGCAGGAGGGATTCCAATCTTGCGTGCGTTGGTTGAAGGTTTCTCATCTGATCGAATATTAAAGATGATGGGTATCGTCAATGGTACAACTAACTATATTCTGACGAAGATGAGTCAAGATGGGGCGGCCTATGAAGACGTGTTAAAAGAAGCCCAAGAATTAGGCTATGCTGAAACCGATCCAACTTCAGATGTTGAAGGACTAGATGCCGCTAGGAAGATGGCTATTTTAAGTACGTTAGGCTTCAGAACAGAATATAGCTTAGAGGATGTCGATGTAAGAGGAATTTCAAATGTGACAGCAGAAGACATCGCCTATGGTAAAAAGCTTGGTTATCAGATTAAACTCTTAGGAATTGCGAAGCGAGATGAGGAATGCATTGAAGTCAGTGTTCAGCCGACCATGATTCATCAGTCCCATCCTTTAGCCTCTGTTAATGGAGTGTTTAATGCTGTATACGTATATGGGGAAGCGGTGGGAGAAACCATGTTTTATGGACCTGGTGCTGGAGAACTCCCAACAGCAACAGCTGTCACCTCGGACTTAGTTACGGTGGTAAAGAATATGAAGCTTGGTGTGAATGGCCGTGGTATGGTTGCGCCTTATAAAGAAAAGATCTTAAAGACGCCGGAGCAAATTGAATCGAAGTTTTTCATTCGTCTAATCGTATCGGATAAACGAGGAGTGTTATCGGAAATTACCACCTTGTTAGCCAACCATGATATCAGTATCGAACAAGTCATTCAGCAGCCTCGCCCAGGGAAGGCAGAAGCTGAAATTATTATGATTACTCACTTAGCATCTAAGAAGAATATGGACCTTTTACTAGAAGGCTTCCGTACGGTAGAATCTGTATTAGAAGTAAAAAGCTATTATCGCGTAGAGGGAAGGGAAGAGAACTAA
- a CDS encoding ACT domain-containing protein: MTKREEKYYLVREEILPEAILKTVEAKQLLESGVAETVHEAVEKVGLSRSAYYKYKDGIFPFNAMMREMIITISLQLEHRSGVLSRVLSFVAGKGGNVLTINQTIPLQGIANLAMSIDTSVLNLSTTDFVEELQQLDGVRKATIVGRG; this comes from the coding sequence ATGACAAAGCGCGAGGAGAAGTATTATTTAGTCCGTGAAGAGATCCTTCCTGAAGCCATTCTTAAGACGGTAGAAGCCAAGCAATTACTAGAGTCAGGAGTTGCGGAAACGGTGCATGAGGCCGTGGAGAAGGTTGGACTAAGCCGAAGTGCTTACTATAAATATAAGGACGGTATTTTTCCTTTTAATGCCATGATGCGGGAAATGATCATTACGATCTCTCTACAGCTAGAGCACCGCTCCGGTGTGTTGTCTCGCGTATTATCTTTTGTTGCGGGAAAGGGAGGAAACGTGCTAACCATTAATCAAACGATCCCTTTGCAAGGGATTGCCAATCTAGCGATGTCGATTGATACATCAGTATTGAATCTTTCCACAACTGACTTCGTTGAAGAACTCCAGCAATTAGATGGAGTAAGGAAGGCGACCATAGTAGGACGAGGGTAA
- the ilvE gene encoding branched-chain-amino-acid transaminase gives MERWIYLNGEYVRKEDAVISVFDHGFLYGDGIFEGIRVYNGNIFKCEEHIDRLYESAKSIMLEIGMTKEEMTEAMAETIRRNGMKDAYIRLVVSRGYGDLGLDPRKCPKPSIIIIVEKLALFPKEHYETGIRIITVATRRNVPDALNPKIKSLNYLNNVLVKIEANQAGVSEALMLNAQGYVCEGSGDNIFIIRKNVIYTPPSYLGALEGITRNAIIDLALEAGYTVKEEPFTRHDVYIADEVFLTGTAAEVIAVYEVDGRTIGDGRPGPVTNTLLEKFRRVVEVDGYQVFNEEATQKA, from the coding sequence TTGGAGCGTTGGATCTATTTAAATGGCGAATATGTAAGAAAAGAGGATGCTGTGATCTCTGTGTTTGATCATGGTTTCTTATACGGAGATGGAATATTTGAAGGGATTCGTGTATATAACGGAAATATCTTCAAGTGCGAAGAGCACATTGATCGTTTGTACGAGTCTGCTAAGTCCATTATGCTAGAGATCGGAATGACCAAAGAAGAAATGACAGAGGCTATGGCCGAAACCATCCGCAGAAATGGAATGAAGGATGCGTATATTCGCCTGGTTGTTTCTCGTGGATATGGCGACTTGGGACTAGACCCTCGTAAATGTCCAAAACCAAGCATTATTATTATTGTGGAGAAGCTAGCCTTATTCCCTAAGGAACACTATGAGACTGGAATTCGTATTATTACCGTTGCGACCCGTCGTAACGTTCCTGATGCGCTAAATCCTAAGATTAAGTCCTTAAACTATTTAAATAACGTTCTAGTGAAGATCGAAGCCAACCAAGCAGGTGTAAGTGAAGCCCTTATGCTTAATGCTCAGGGTTACGTATGTGAAGGTTCAGGCGATAACATTTTTATCATTCGAAAGAATGTAATCTATACGCCACCTAGCTATCTTGGTGCATTAGAAGGTATTACACGTAATGCCATTATTGACCTAGCACTTGAAGCTGGCTATACCGTAAAAGAAGAACCGTTTACTAGACATGATGTCTACATTGCTGACGAAGTCTTCTTAACCGGAACAGCTGCTGAAGTTATTGCTGTTTATGAAGTTGACGGGCGTACGATTGGGGATGGACGTCCAGGTCCAGTAACTAATACCTTATTAGAGAAATTCCGCCGTGTAGTTGAAGTGGACGGTTATCAGGTTTTTAACGAAGAAGCTACACAAAAAGCATAG
- the thrC gene encoding threonine synthase — MPGIIEKYAKYLPVTDKTPRLTLHEGETPLIYAPKLSEELGVEIHFKFEGVNPTGSFKDRGMVMAVAKAVEEGSTTIMCASTGNTSAAAAAYAARANLKCIVLIPNNNIALGKLAQAAAYGAQIIAIEGNFDQALQIVRDITETQPITLVNSVNPYRLEGQKTAAFEICDVLGKAPDILAIPVGNAGNISAYWKGFNEYAKEGVIDQLPRMFGFQAEGAASLVKGMAIENPETVATAIRIGNPASRDLAVKALSESDGHVDSVTDDEILAAYRKLAQTEGIFAEPASCASLAGIIKMKQIGKLEKGKQVVCVLTGNGLKDPNIALKTVGVEPKVVESSIESVMEVIQA, encoded by the coding sequence ATGCCAGGAATTATAGAGAAATATGCAAAATACCTGCCAGTTACAGATAAGACTCCAAGATTAACGTTACATGAAGGCGAAACGCCGTTAATCTATGCTCCTAAATTGTCTGAAGAATTAGGGGTAGAAATTCACTTTAAATTTGAAGGTGTAAATCCTACAGGCTCTTTTAAAGATCGTGGAATGGTAATGGCAGTGGCCAAAGCTGTGGAAGAAGGAAGTACAACGATCATGTGTGCTTCTACGGGAAATACTTCTGCTGCGGCGGCGGCTTACGCTGCACGCGCGAACCTGAAGTGTATCGTGCTTATACCGAATAACAATATCGCCCTAGGAAAGCTGGCCCAAGCCGCTGCCTATGGAGCTCAAATTATTGCGATTGAAGGAAACTTTGATCAGGCATTACAGATTGTAAGAGATATTACCGAAACACAGCCTATTACCCTTGTAAACTCTGTAAATCCATATCGCTTGGAGGGACAGAAGACAGCCGCATTCGAGATATGTGATGTACTCGGCAAGGCTCCTGATATTCTCGCTATTCCTGTTGGAAATGCTGGAAATATCTCTGCTTATTGGAAAGGGTTTAATGAGTATGCAAAAGAAGGTGTCATTGACCAGCTTCCACGCATGTTTGGCTTCCAGGCAGAAGGGGCTGCTTCCTTAGTCAAGGGAATGGCCATTGAAAACCCTGAGACGGTGGCTACAGCCATTCGTATTGGTAACCCAGCCAGTCGTGACTTAGCCGTGAAGGCTTTAAGTGAATCGGACGGTCATGTAGATTCCGTAACAGATGATGAAATTCTAGCTGCTTATCGCAAATTGGCTCAAACAGAAGGAATCTTCGCAGAACCAGCATCTTGTGCGTCCCTTGCAGGAATTATCAAGATGAAGCAAATCGGTAAATTAGAGAAAGGGAAACAGGTGGTTTGCGTTTTAACTGGGAATGGTTTGAAGGATCCTAACATTGCGCTGAAAACAGTAGGTGTAGAACCTAAGGTGGTAGAAAGTTCCATTGAGTCCGTAATGGAAGTGATACAGGCATGA
- the thrB gene encoding homoserine kinase, with protein sequence MRWKVQVKVPASTANLGPGFDTIGMAFQLYTTIRMSVVDEPQVILHGVELEGLPTDTSNLVYKMAELIFQKAQMEMPPLKIEMKSDIPLTRGLGSSAAAIIGGLVAANYLAGNPFTEEDIFLIATELEGHPDNVGASLFGGIVIAVMEEGRVPYIKVDPQPDLRALAVIPDFMLSTEKARGVLPDTYSRKDAVHSLSHASLLAAALATGKYEMLVYAMKDRLHQPYRMGLVPGMNTMLEQAENYGALGTALSGAGPTVISLVQGETAELENFFRDTLSQHGITSRTLSLIPDAAGVQISEDIDTPF encoded by the coding sequence ATGAGATGGAAAGTGCAAGTAAAGGTACCTGCAAGTACGGCAAATCTAGGTCCAGGGTTTGATACCATTGGGATGGCCTTCCAACTCTACACCACCATTAGGATGAGTGTAGTAGATGAGCCACAAGTCATTCTGCATGGAGTGGAGCTAGAAGGCCTCCCGACGGATACGTCAAATCTAGTTTATAAAATGGCCGAATTAATATTTCAAAAAGCTCAAATGGAAATGCCGCCTCTGAAAATTGAGATGAAGAGCGACATTCCATTGACTCGAGGATTAGGAAGCAGTGCGGCAGCTATCATAGGAGGATTGGTTGCGGCTAATTATTTAGCTGGTAACCCTTTTACAGAAGAGGACATCTTCCTTATCGCAACGGAATTGGAAGGCCACCCCGATAATGTAGGGGCCTCCTTGTTTGGAGGAATTGTCATCGCGGTCATGGAAGAAGGAAGAGTTCCTTATATTAAAGTGGACCCACAACCTGATCTGAGAGCGTTGGCCGTGATTCCCGATTTTATGCTGTCAACAGAGAAAGCACGAGGGGTTCTTCCAGACACATACAGCCGCAAGGATGCCGTTCATAGTTTAAGTCACGCTAGTCTGCTAGCTGCAGCTCTCGCCACTGGCAAGTATGAGATGCTTGTTTATGCTATGAAAGACCGTCTGCATCAACCATATCGCATGGGTCTGGTGCCTGGGATGAACACCATGCTTGAACAAGCGGAGAACTATGGAGCACTAGGTACTGCATTAAGCGGCGCGGGACCTACTGTGATCTCTTTGGTACAAGGAGAGACAGCAGAACTTGAAAATTTCTTTCGAGATACCTTATCTCAGCACGGAATAACCTCAAGAACATTGAGTTTGATACCTGATGCTGCTGGAGTACAAATTTCTGAAGATATTGACACTCCCTTTTAA